A region from the Spea bombifrons isolate aSpeBom1 chromosome 7, aSpeBom1.2.pri, whole genome shotgun sequence genome encodes:
- the KYNU gene encoding kynureninase produces the protein MNASAHASPLITLENIASNLQCSILDERLAFHLDDQDELKHLRRCFHIPKTMDLPKTDSSLVTEDADGIYFCGNSLGLPPKKVKTYIDEELDKWAKTGVHGHFIGKRPWALGDECIVDLMTKLVGAEREEVALMNGLTVNLHLQLLSFYKPTKDRHKILLEAKAFPSDHYAVESQIQFHGLDVEKSMLLVHPREGEETLRTEDILSVIEKEGDSIAVILFSGVQYYTGQLFDIPKIAEAGQKKGCFVGFDLAHAVGNVELQLHDWGVDFACWCSYKYLNSGSGGIAGAFIHNKHISTIKPSLIGWWGHEFKTRFCMENKLKLSPGIDGFRLSNPPILLVCSLHASLEVFNQTTMKDLRRKSILLTGYLEYLIKHYFSDHVNESKKPYIKIMTPSNFEERGCQLSLTFKLPAKDVLEELEKRGVACDLREPNGIRIAPVPLYNTFHDVYRFIHVLRDAIAAVEEAPKQ, from the exons ATGAATGCCAGCGCTCACGCATCTCCTTTGATAACTCTCGAAAATATTGCCTCTAATCTTCAATGCAGCATACTCGATGAGAGGCTGGCTTTTCATCTAGATGACCAAGATGAATTAAAGCATCTTAGACGATGTTTTCACATTCCAAAGACGATGGATTTGCCAAAAA CTGACAGCTCCCTTGTAACAGAAGACGCGGATGGGATATACTTTTGCGGGAATTCACTTGGACTCCCACCGAAGAAAGTTAAAACCTACATAGACGAAGAACTGGACAAGTGGGCAAAAAC AGGCGTCCACGGCCATTTCATTGGTAAACGTCCATGGGCTTTGGGCGATGAATGTATTGTGGATCTGATGACCAAACTTGTTg GTGCGGAAAGGGAAGAGGTGGCGTTAATGAATGGACTGACTGTTAATTTGCACCTTCAACTG ttatcttTTTATAAGCCTACAAAAGATCGCCATAAAATCCTTCTGGAGGCAAAAGCTTTTCCGTCTGACCAT tACGCTGTTGAATCACAGATCCAATTTCATGGTCTTGACGTGGAGAAGAGCATGCTGCTAGTTCACCCACGGGAG GGAGAAGAAACATTAAGGACGGAGGACATCCTTTCAGTTATTGAAAAAGAAGGTGACTCTATCGCCGTTATTTTATTCAGCGGAGTGCAGTATTACACCGGACAGCTATTCGATATTCCGAAAATAGCCGAGGCCGGACagaaaaag GGATGCTTTGTTGGCTTTGATTTGGCACATGCGGTTGGAAACGTTGAATTACAGTTACATGACTGGGGAGTAGACTTTGCCTGCTGGTGCTCTTATAAG TACTTAAACTCTGGATCAGGGGGTATAGCTGGAGCCTTCATCCACAATAAGCACATATCTACCATCAAACCATC aTTGATTGGCTGGTGGGGTCATGAGTTTAAAACAAGATTCTGCATGGAGAACA AATTGAAATTAAGCCCAGGAATAGATGGCTTTCGACTCTCAAATCCTCCTATTCTTTTAGTCTGTTCTCTACACGCCAGCTTAGAG GTCTTCAATCAAACCACCATGAAGGACCTAAGAAGAAAGTCCATTCTACTCACCGGATACTTggaatatttaattaaacattatttcagTGACCACGTCAACGAAAGCAAGAAACCATATATCAAAATTATGACCCCTTCCAATTTTGAAGAGCGAGGCTGTCAGCTGTCTCTGACCTTCAAACTGCCTGCAAAAGACGTTCTTGAAGAACTTGAAAAGAGAGGGGTTGCT tgtgaCTTACGAGAACCCAACGGCATACGAATTGCGCCCGTACCTCTCTACAACACATTTCATGATGTCTACAGATTTATTCACGTTCTACGAGACGCCATTGCAGCTGTCGAAGAGGCGCCCAAACAGTAG